The DNA region GAGCTTGACGTGCTCGACGAGCCGGTGGAGTTTCTAGTGGGCGGGGACGATCTGCTCGCCCGCCTGGAAGAAGCCTTGCAGGGCCATTCCGCGGGCGCGTCGCTGTCCCTGCATCTGGAGCCCGAAGAAGCCTTTGGCGACTACCAGGAGAAGCTGCTGTTCCTGGAGCCGCGCTCCCTGTTCCCTGCGGACATCGAGGAAGGCATGACCTTCGAGGGCTCTGCGCTGCCCGAGGGCAGCAACCCCGACGCGCCGCGCGATGCGCTGTACACGGTGGCCCAGCTCTATCCGGACCATGTGGTGCTGGACGGCAACCACCCTCTCGCAGGCATTGCACTGCGCCTGCACCTGCAGGTGCACGGCGTGCGCGAAGCGACGGAAGACGAGATCGGCCGCGGCACGGCAGGCACCGGCTTCTTCCGCATCCAGCCGCAGGCGCCGGGCAACGATCTGCTGCATTGATCAGCGTTGGACGCACCCAAAGAAAAAACGGGCCGCAGGGCCCGTTTTTCTTGGAGAGTGTTCCCCTTACATGCGCGAGATCTGGCCGCCGTTGATGCGCACGCGGTCGCCGTTGCGCAGGTCACCCGGGGAAGCCACTTCGTACACTCGCTGGCCGCCCTGGTCCAGGTTGATGATCAGGCGGTACCCCTCGACCGGACCGTTATTGTTGCCGCGGCCCTCGATGGCATTGCCGGCCACACCGCCGCCCACCGCGCCGAGCACCGTGGCGGCTGCCCGGCCGCTGCCGCCGCCGACCTGATTGCCCAGCACGCCGCCGACCACCGCGCCCAGGATGGCACCGGTGCCGCTGGTGCGGCCGCGGGCCTGCAGGGTCTCGATCTGGGCCACCGTGCCGTATTCCGTGCCGTACTGCGTGTTGGCCGGCACCGTATTGGG from Paracidovorax wautersii includes:
- a CDS encoding FKBP-type peptidyl-prolyl cis-trans isomerase — protein: MEITEQCVVALTWILKDTLGEELDVLDEPVEFLVGGDDLLARLEEALQGHSAGASLSLHLEPEEAFGDYQEKLLFLEPRSLFPADIEEGMTFEGSALPEGSNPDAPRDALYTVAQLYPDHVVLDGNHPLAGIALRLHLQVHGVREATEDEIGRGTAGTGFFRIQPQAPGNDLLH
- a CDS encoding glycine zipper 2TM domain-containing protein; amino-acid sequence: MRKPSSRFMSLAASVVVAGTLAACAQPGPYPAQSGAGYPAYPAPNTVPANTQYGTEYGTVAQIETLQARGRTSGTGAILGAVVGGVLGNQVGGGSGRAAATVLGAVGGGVAGNAIEGRGNNNGPVEGYRLIINLDQGGQRVYEVASPGDLRNGDRVRINGGQISRM